The following DNA comes from Pongo pygmaeus isolate AG05252 chromosome 9, NHGRI_mPonPyg2-v2.0_pri, whole genome shotgun sequence.
ttttttttttttttgtgagacagagtctgcctctgtcacccaggctggagtacagtggtgcaatctcagctcaccgtatcctcgacctcctgtgctcaagtgattctcccacctcagcctcttgagtagcttgggactacaggcgtgcaccaccacgcacagctgactttatttttgtagagacagggtctcactaagttgcccaggccattctccaactcctgtgctcaagcgatcctcctgtcttggcctcccaaagtgctgggattccaggcgtgaaccactgtgcctggcccagtttttattttttaaatgagatgagAAATGCCAGACATGTTTGCACGTGGATGGGAAAGATGCTGTAGAAAGAACCTGACAATGCAGAGACTGCTCGTCGGGGGCTGGCATTTGATGGGAACAGGAGCCATCCTCCACAGTGAGGAAAGGAGGCAGGGAGCGTGGGAGCAGAGGTGCGGAGATGGGAGATCTGGTGGAGACAGGAGGGGAAGGAGCTTCTccctgattttcttccttttcctcgtGGAGTTGAGGCGAGGTCATCAGCTGACCATGGGCaggtagaaaaagcatttggaagCTTGAGGAGAAAGTACAAGCCAATGGTTGCATCGCCTCGCTGAGTCTGTCTGATGTTCTTTTGAGCCTGTTGTGCTGCCAGTCTGCCACTGAGCTTCAGTGAACACCTGCTTCCGGGTGCCAGCAGGCAAGCTCTAGTGGAGGGATCTGGTATCTCCCATCCCTGTGCATCTCTGAAGCTGAGGAGCCCATTTGGCATTGGGAGAAAAGAGAAGCCAACtgtattttcttgtcttttcattcattcactcgacaaatatttattgtgcatcTACCAAGTGCCAAGAACTGTGCTAGGCTCTTGGGATGCGTCACAAGTCAGATGAGAATTCCTGAGTCCACGGAGCGAcacctttgcactggctgttccctctaCCTGGGCCACTCTTGTCCTGGATGTCACAATGAATGAGCAGGCACTCAGGTCCCCCGCCCCTACCTGCTGTTAGAGAAGCCTGGTCCAGGAGCCCTTGACTTGGGGCAGCCTCTGCCACTCAGTTtgcctccttccattccacgtcccctGCAGGACTACGAGAAAGCCCTGTTCTTCCCCTGCAAGGCGGCAGAGCTTGTCAACGACTATGGCAAAGGCTGGAGCCTGAAGTACCGGGCCATGAGCCAGTACCACATGGCCGTGGCCTATCGCCTGCTGGGCCACCTGGGCAGTGCCATGGAGTGTTGTGAGGTGGGGCAGCAGGGAAGGGGGCAGGTCGGGGATGAGGTGGTGTGTGGGCCAGGGGCTGAGGCCTGGGACAGCAGGGCTTCCTTCTTCCAAATCAGCCCCTGGAAGCCCCCTAGGGCTTGCCTCTGGCCCAGCCTctctacaggcgtgcaccaccatgcacagctaattttatttttgtagagacggggtctcactaagTCACCCAGGCCTTctccaactcctgtgctcaagcgatccttgtgtcttggcctcccaaagtgctgggattccaggcgtgagccactgtgcctggcccagtttttattttttaaatgagatgagCTCTCTATAGctgagctcctgaaggaaacatttGTCCCCCAGCCTCATCCCAAacccactcccttccaatccatctACAGGGGAGGGGGCTTCCTTCTGCCCCAACACCCTATATGGGGTACTTTGAAGGGTAGAGATGGAAGAGGGCCAGTTTCTGGAGTCCCACTGACCTGGGTTCACATCCAGCTTTGTCACTTATTGGGTGACCCCAATCAAGTCACTTCTCCTTGAGCCTCACTTTCCACCCACCTTGCTGGGTGCTGTGACTTCAGTGGTTCTGTGTGTGAACCCTCAGCACCATGATAGATTCACTAGGCTCTGAGGATGTTGCTTCCCTGGGCTGTCCCTTCAGAGGGGCCTGTTGAGGGGAGGGCACTCCAGTGGTGGTGGCAGAGGagtaggcctgagccactggccTCCCTCACAGGAGTCTATGAAGATCGCGCTGCAGCACGGGGACCGGCCACTGCAGGCGCTCTGCCTGCTCTGCTTCGCTGACATCCACCGGAGCCGTGGGGACCTGGAGGTGAGGTCACCGGGATgcaggggctgggggcggggggcaggggCACAGGCCTGCTGCAGCCTGATTCCATCCCCCACCTGGCTCTGCAGACAGCCTTCCCCAGGTACGACTCCGCCATGAGCATCATGACCGAGATTGGAAACCGCCTGGGGCAGGTGCAGGCGCTGCTGGGTGTGGCCAAGTGCTGGGTGGCCAGGAAGGCGCTGGACAAGGTGAGGTCGGGCCTTTCCCACAGCCTCCAGCCCTCCCAGCGCTCCCCACTTGGGGCCAGTAGGTCAGCCGGCTCTTTCAGCCACTTTGTCTGACGTCAGCCTCACCCTGATCCTACGAGGCCAGGACATTCCTGGTCATCTTCCAGGCTCGGAGAAGGCCCATCACTTGCCCCAGGACCCACAGCTAGTAAAGGGCTGGAACCctgggtaaactgaggcaggCGGTCACTTGCCCACACAGCCCCTATGACTGTGCCCTAGTCTCTTCCTGCTGCCTTCACACACAGGGCAGCTGCCATGTCACCCTCCCTAGGCCTGCCCCCCTACCCCGTGCTTCCCTGTGAGCAAGGCCTGTCAGACAGCTCTGCCCGCAGCCCTGGCCTATGCTCACCTTCCAGGCTCTGGACGCCATCGAGAGAGCCCAGAATCTGGCCGAGGAGGTGGGGAACAAGGTCAGACTTGATTCTGCGTCCTGGATCTGGGGTCAAGGGCCCAAGTGGGGAGCATGGGTCTGGGGAAGGGCCTTCCTGAGCCTACTCACGTCATGAGCCCTTCCTGATCCTGGGAGCTGCCTGCAGCCAACCCCATACTCTGGCTCTTTCTCTGCCACCTACAGAGCACTTCTGAGGGCAGGGCAGAAGTTTCACAGCTTGGAGGATAGCAGAATTCCTCAGAAGCTTCCTGATGTTGATAAAAACTCCTAACAgtgggctggacacggtggctcacatctataatcctagcattttgggaggccaaggtaggaggatcacttgagcccagaagttcaagagcagcctgggctgcATAATGAGACCCAcgctctaaaaaaaataataaaaataaaataaaataaatttttttgagattgagtttcgctcttgtctcccaggctggagtgcaatagcgtaatcccagcttactgcaacctctgcctccgaggttcaagtgattctcctgcctcagcctcctgagtagctgggattataggcacccgccaccacactgggctaatttttgtatttttagtagagatggggattcactgtgttggccaagcttgtctcaaactcctgacctcaggtgatccacctgccttggcctcccaaagtgctgggattacaggcatgagccaccaggcctctacaaaaaatgtttaaaaattagccagctgtggtggcatacacctgaggtcccaactactcgggaggctgaggtgggaggatagcttgagcccaggaggtcaaggctgcagtgagctgtgattgctccactgcactccagcctgggtaacagagtgagactttatctcaaaacaaacaaaaactcctaaCAGTGGCCTAACAGTGGCCTCCACTCCCTGAGCACTGAGCACACACAGGGTCCTTATGGGTACTGGGTCCAGTCCTCACTCTCTCCCTGTGAGGTGGGTACAGCAagccccagtttacagatgaggaaaagtgAGGCTCAAAGAGGCGTCCAAGGTCCCACACCTACTAACTTGTCTGTTTTAACTACAAAGCCCATGTTCCAAATTTAATAATGGTATCTAGTGCTTGCTTTGGCAGCCCCTATTCTGAAATTGGAataatacagagaagattagcatggcctaaaaaccaaaaccaaggccgggtgcggtggctcacacctgcattttgggaggccgaggtgggcagatcacctgaggtcagcctggccaacatggtgaaaccccgtctctactaaaaatacaaaaattagccaggtgtggtagtgcacgcctgtaatcccagctgcttgggaggctgaggcaggagaatcacttgaacccgggaggtggaggttgccatgaaccaagatcgtgccactgcactccagcctgggtgacagagcaagactccatctaaaaaaaaaaaaaaaaaaaaaaaaaaaatcgtcatAATcttattaaaatcttaaaatcttgAAAACAGGTTCACCACTTCTCAAAGCCTTCCAGATGTGCATTTCTATGAGATCCTGTGCACAGTCCAACCAAAATGCCAAAATTTGGTTGGATTATAGCCACTCTGGTTTACCTGGGTATCAGGCTGATCAGAAATGCTGATGAGCTATTGTGtgtatatttaattaataaaaacaggaaagcaaattaattattattttttttttttttgagacagagtttcactcttagagcccaggctggagtgcagtggtgcgatctcagcttactgcaacctctgcctcctgggttcaagcgattctcctgcctcagtctcctgagtagcagggattacaggcactcgccaccacccccggctaatttttgtatttttagtagagatggggttttgccatgttggccaggctggtcgcgaactcctggcctcaggcgatccacctgcctcggcctccccaagtgctggaattacaggcatgagccacggcgccctgCCGCAAATTATTATGGAGTCTGTGCACCAGGTTTGGTCATAAAATCTTTCAAAAACATGGGGTCTCCAGGCAGTTCTGGGGGGTGAAGACTTCTGATCTCACCCACCCCCTCATTCTGCATGAAAGGAAGCAAGGTCCCAGAGAGGGCAGGACATTTTTCCGAGGTCCATCAGCAAGACAGGGAAGTGGCTGAGACTGGAGCCTACCTGCACTGACTTTGCTCTCATCCCCCACCGCCGCTCTCTACTCCTGCGGGCCCCAGCTGAGCCAACTCAAGCTGCACTGTCTGAGTGAGAGCATTTACCGCAGCAAAGGGCTGCAGCGGGAACTGCGGGCGCACGTTGTGAGGTTCCACGAGTGTGTGGAGGAGACGGAGCTCTACTGCGGCCTGTGCGGCGAGTCCATAGGCGAGAAGAACAGCCGGCTGCAGGCCCTGCCCTGCTCCCACATCTTCCACCTCAGGTGGGGGCTCCTGGGGGAGTGGACAGGGGTGGGCAGGGTCTCTTCGGGACACTCTAGGGCCCAGCTGGCCTAATCACAGCAATAATACTAATAGCAAACACTTaaccttggccaggcgtggtggctcacgtctgtctcgcaagcactttgggaggccgaggcgggctgatcacttgaaccccagagttcaagatcatcttggccaacatggtgaaaccctgtctctactaaaaatacaaaaattacccaggcatggcggtgggagcctgtgatcccagctactcgggaggctgaggcaggagaatcacttgaacccgggaggcagaggctgcagtgagctgagatctgtggCCATTCTTTTCATAATCCCCAAAGAGAAGTCAGAGAGGCCCCTGAAAGGTCATTAGGTCAGACATCCAGGGCCAGACCTGCCCTGGGTCTGGCTCCATCCCATCCTCTCGACTCCCAGCCCATACTCTGCCCTGGAGGTCCTTAgggcagaggaggagaggggcaagccgggtgcagtgggagCCTGGGTGGAccgttcccttcccttccactgctGCTGAACAGCCACCAGGATGCATCCTAGCCCCTGCAGAGGGCAggcaaggaaggaagagagggccCAGGGCCCGGAGGGAAGGACAGGCCTCAGGGGAGTGGACAGGGCCCTTTGCCTCCCCAGGTGCCTGCAGAACAACGGGACCCGGAGCTGTCCCAACTGCCGCCGCTCGTCCATGAAGCCTGGTTTTGTGTGACTCCTGGCAGCAGGCGTGGGCTTCCTCCTCGCCACTCCTGCTCTTTCTCCACTGCACGCCGGAGGCCCATTTACTGCTGGGGCAGCTGCCAGGGCGTCCTCACCACAGCCAAGGCCTTGGGGCCTGCCCACGGCTGCTCCCCTGGGCCCagctcccctccctgcctctttGTACTTTgctctttatagaaaaataaactgtttGTACCTGGTCCCAGAGATTCCGACTTTCCATGCCCAAGGTCTGAGGAGTGGGGAGAGTGGGAGTGAGGCGCCCCACGGGAGCTTCCTCAGATGCAAGTGTTTCCTCTGCACGTATGTACAAGGGCCTCCATCAGCCCCTCCAGGAACTTGGGATGCCACAGAGACGCGATCCGTGCAGTGAGAAGCTGACATGCGGGGGGTGGGAGGGTATATGATAAACAGGAAACACACAGTTTGGAAAGCCTGGTAGGAAGCTGCTATAGACGAATCGTGTCTCCCCAGATTCCCGTGTTGAAGCCTTAGTCCGTTTGGGCTGTCGTAACAaaacagactgggtggcttgtaaacaacagGAATTgatatctcacagttctggaggctgggaagtccaagatcaaggcacctgcagattgggtgtctggtgagggcgcacattctttttcacagatggagtcttcttgctgtgttcttgcatggtggaagggacaaggAAGTTctctgcattcctttttttttttttttgagacagggtctcactctgtcacccaggctggagtgcagtggtgagatctcagctcattgcaacctccgcctcccgggttcaagcaattctcctgcctcagcctcccgagtagctgggattacagacacgcatcaacacgcctggctaatttttgtatttttagtagagacggggtttcaccaagttggctaggctggtctctaactcctgacctcaaaagatccacctgtcttggcctcccaaagtgctgggattacaggcgagaaccACCATGCCGGGCACAGTCCCttaataagggcactaatcccatttataagggctccaccctcatgacctaattgccTCCCAAAGGCTTCACCTGCCTAATAGGACAGTCCTAGCAGGCTCATATAAAGTGATAAGTTCTTTGTAACAATAAAGAGTAGAGCCTGGTTGTGTGCAGTGGTTcctgcttgtaattccagcactttgggaggccgaggtgggtgggtcacttgagcccaggagttcaagaccagcctgtacaacacagcaaaaccctgtctctagaaaaaaaaaaatacaaaaattagtcagcatggtggcacacacctgtagtcccagctactcgggaggatgaagcaggagaatctcttgaacctgggaggcagaggttgcagtgagccgagatcatactactgcacttcagcctgggggacagagcaatactctgtctcaaaaaaaaataagagtagaagcctggcgcagtggctcacacctgtaatcccagcactctgggaggcagaggggaggttggatcacctgaggtcaggagtttgagaccagcctgaccaacatggtgaaaccccgtctctactaaaaatacaaacattagctgggcgcggtggtgggtgcctgtaatcccagctcctcgggaggctgaagcaggagaatcgcttgatcccaggaggtggcagttgtggtgagctgagattgtgccattgcactccagcctgggcaacagagcgagactccatctcaaaaaagaaaaaagagtagagCCTGGTCCCTCTTCCTCATGTTCATCCCCCTCCCTAAACCAGTCCTAAAACCATTAAGTGGGACAGAGCAAGAACAAGCATCTGTGTGGAGGGGTGACCTGGTGTGAGGCATTGGAATCTAAGCAGGCTGAAGAGTGTCCACACAGGGGAAGGCCTGGGGTGAGAGGTCAGAACCTGTGTGGAGAGAGGAGGGAATCCACACATGGGGTTGGGTTGTTCTGAAGTGTCAGAGACCAAGCCCAAGGAGGGGCAGCCTGGCGTGGGCCATTGGGACCTCACCAGGGTAAGGAGGCATCCAAATTGGTGAAGGTTTGTGTGAGGCATCAGAGCTTGAGTAGAGCGAATAGGCCATGCACGTGATTTGGGGCATCCTGGCGGGGGGCATTAGGTCAAGGATGGAGTGAAGAGGGTTCTGTGTGTGGAAGTGAGTGGCAGCGGAACACTGGGTACACAGAGGGGGTTGATCAAACAAGTAAgtaggtcgggtgcggtggctcacagtctataatcccagcactctgggaggccgaggcaagtggatcacttgacgtcaggagttcgagagcagcctggccaacatggtgaaaccccatctctactaaaaatacaaaaaaaaaattagcctggcgtggtggcaggcgcctgtagtcccagctactcgggaggctgagacaggagaatggtgtgaacccaggaagcggagtttgcagtgagccgagatcctgccactgcactccagcctgggtgacagagcaagactctgtctcaaaaaaaaaaaaaaaaaaaattatctgggcgtggtggcgcacacttgtaatcccagctacccaggaggctgaggcaggagaatcccttgagcccaggaggtggaggttgcagtgagctgagatcactgggcaacaagagtgagactccatctcaaaaaaaaaaaaaagtaggtagaTTAAGGACAGTGGAAGGCAGGcagttttctcactttttttttttttttagatggagtcttgctttgtcacccaggctggagtgcaatgcctccatcttggctcactgcaacctctgcctcctgggttgaagcaattctcctgcctcagcctcctgagtagctgggactacaggcatgtgccaccatgccagctaattttttgcatttttagtagagacagggtttcactgtgtcagccaggatggtctcgatctcctgaccccatgatccccctgcctcagcctcccaaagtgctgagattacaggtgtgagccaccgtgcctggccgcttTCTCACTATTGATGGAGAGAATTACAAATATGGAAAGGGAGAGAACCAGAGTGGACCCTGTGGCGTTGAATTAGAATTGTAAGAATCAGTGTGAACTCATGGACTTCAAAATATACGGGTAGATCTAGAAATAAATATAGTTATAAATGTGTGTgtccaccagcctgggcacagtgatATGCCAACAGCAATGAGCTCACCCAGCAGCCAGGGCTTGGCTTCGAAACACCACGTTTCACTAAAAGGAACCAAGGCTCTTTGGTTAAGGGCCTGATTCCAGGGCTGGGTCATGGAGAGTACAAGATGAGCCAGAGCTATTTTGTGCGCCAGAAAGCAAGGGAAGTTGAAAGAATAATGAGGAAAACTCAAAGGACACAGGAGCCAGCTTGGATGGGCTCCCAGCGGCCAATGATAATGAGTAACAGTGATTGTCTCAGCTCAGGCTGCCGTAACAAAGCACCTTAGGATGGGAAGCTTAAACAACTAAAACTTACAGTTCTAGAGACAGGACATCCAAGATCGAGATGCCAGAAAATTCAAGAAGCCTCTCCTCCTGACTTGCCCTTCTCTCTGTGTTCTTACAAGACTTTCCCCCTATGCTCCTGTGGTGACAGCAAGAtcgagctctctctctctctttttattttatgtatttatttatttttgagacagagtctcgctctgttgcccaggctggagtgcagtggcgtgatcttggctcactgcctcagcctcccaagtagccaggattacaggtatgtgccactacacccacctaatttttgtatttttagtagagatagggtttcaccatgttggtcaggctggtcatgaagtcctggactcaagcaatccgcctgcctcagcctcccaaaatgctgggattacaggcacgtgtcaccacacccggctaatttttgtatttttagtagagacaggatttggccatgttggccaggctggtctcaaacacctgacctcaggtgatctgccccctgccccccagtctctttccctccctccctccctccctttgtcttcctcttcctataaaggcactaattggctgggtgtggtggctcacacctgtaactccagtagtttgggaggcggaggcaggcaaatcacttgaggtcagcagttcgagaccagcctgggcaacacggcgaaaccccgtctctactaaaaatacaaaaattagccacgtgtggtggtgtacatctgtaatcccaactacttgggaggctgaggtgggagtatcacttgagcccaggaggcagaggctgcaatgagctgagatggcaccactgcactccagcctgggccagagtgagaccctgtggaaaaaaaaaaaaaaaaaggctgggcctCATTGAGAAGGTGGCATGTGAGTGAAACCTTAAAGGAGGTGAGAGACTGAACTAAGCAGATTTCCTGGAGAGAGCGTTCTCCTACAGAACAGAATCCTAAGACAGGAGCTTGCCTGATATGCTCAGGAGCAGCAGGGAGGCCTGTAAGTgagcaggagggaaggaggaggagtggaggctgggaggagagtGTGGTGTGAACACACGCAGGCCTTGGGAAGGACTTTGGCTCCTGCTGTGGCGAGTCGGGCACCTGCTGAGgattttgagcagaggaatgacGTGATCTGACTTGGTTTTACAAGAATTCCTCTGGTTGCTACGTGGAGAACAGATTCGATACAAGACAGCTGGCctgaatgtttcaaaaatgccaAGGCCATGAAAGACCAAAATGTTTGGGAGACTGTTCCAGAATAAAGGAGATTAAAGAGCTGTGACAACTAAATGGATCATGTGACCCTTGACTTGatgctggattttaaaaattattttattttattttatttatttattttttagacagagtctcgctgtgttgcccaggctggagtgcagtggtgcgatatcggctcactgcaacctccaccttccaggttcaagcaattctcctgcctcagcctcccaagtagctgggattacaggtgcccaccacagcgcccagctaattttttgtatttttagtagagacaaggtttcgccatgttggccaggctggtctatgaactcctgacctcaggtgatccacccgcctcggcctcccaaagtgctgggattacaggcgtgagccaccgcgcctggccaacgattctggatttttttttaaaggctataaGGGATGTTTAGGGAATAATTTAAGACATTtttatatagactatatattGGATATTATTGCATCAATATTAAATTCCCTGGGTAtgactatatctatatatatatatagatttttttttttgagacagagtctccctctgtcacctaggctggagtgcagtggcacgatcttggctcactgctacctccacctcccaggctcaagtgattctcctgcctcagcctcctgagtagctgggattacaggcatgcaccaccatgcccggctaatttttgtatttttagtagagacagggtttctccatgttggccacactggtctcaaataccaacctcaagtgatccgcctgctttggcctcccaaaattctggggctacaggtgtgagccaccacccccagctgacAATGTATTATACTACCAATGTATCGTGGCTATGTATGAAAATGTCTGTTTTTAGGAGACACGGGCTGAAATATTTACAGGTGAAGTGTCATGAAGTCTGGaagttattttgattttttttttttttgtgatggagtcttgctgtgttgcccaggctggagtgcagtggcctgatctcagctcattgcatcctctgcctcccaggttcaagtgattaacttgcctcagcctcccaagtaactagaactataggcatgcgccactgatttttgtgtttttagtagagacgaggtttcaccatgttggccagctggtctcgaattcctgacctcaagtgatctgttcaccttggcctcccaaagtgctgagattacaggcatgagccaccgtgcccggacagaAATGACGTTCTCTGTCATCCATgccagagtgtggtggcacgatcatagctcactgcggccttgacctcctgggctcaggtgttcctcctgcctctacctcctgagtaactgggactacaggcatgtgccaccgcac
Coding sequences within:
- the RAPSN gene encoding 43 kDa receptor-associated protein of the synapse isoform X2, which codes for MGQDQTKQQIEKGLQLYQSNQTEKALQVWMKVLEKSSDLMGRFRVLGCLVTAHSEMGRYKEMLKFAVVQIDTARELEDADFLLESYLNLARSNEKLCEFHKTISYCKTCLGLPGTRAGAQLGGQVSLSMGNAFLGLSVFQKALESFEKALRYAHNNDDAMLECRVCCSLGSFYAQVKDYEKALFFPCKAAELVNDYGKGWSLKYRAMSQYHMAVAYRLLGHLGSAMECCEESMKIALQHGDRPLQALCLLCFADIHRSRGDLELSQLKLHCLSESIYRSKGLQRELRAHVVRFHECVEETELYCGLCGESIGEKNSRLQALPCSHIFHLRCLQNNGTRSCPNCRRSSMKPGFV
- the RAPSN gene encoding 43 kDa receptor-associated protein of the synapse isoform X1 translates to MGQDQTKQQIEKGLQLYQSNQTEKALQVWMKVLEKSSDLMGRFRVLGCLVTAHSEMGRYKEMLKFAVVQIDTARELEDADFLLESYLNLARSNEKLCEFHKTISYCKTCLGLPGTRAGAQLGGQVSLSMGNAFLGLSVFQKALESFEKALRYAHNNDDAMLECRVCCSLGSFYAQVKDYEKALFFPCKAAELVNDYGKGWSLKYRAMSQYHMAVAYRLLGHLGSAMECCEESMKIALQHGDRPLQALCLLCFADIHRSRGDLETAFPRYDSAMSIMTEIGNRLGQVQALLGVAKCWVARKALDKALDAIERAQNLAEEVGNKLSQLKLHCLSESIYRSKGLQRELRAHVVRFHECVEETELYCGLCGESIGEKNSRLQALPCSHIFHLRCLQNNGTRSCPNCRRSSMKPGFV